The proteins below are encoded in one region of Streptomyces ficellus:
- a CDS encoding helix-turn-helix transcriptional regulator gives MLAAIGLDERQESAYRALVGLGAAEVADLAHRLGLPEPETERVLRRLESQGLAARSSARTGRWVAAPPAVALGPLLTRQRQGLEQAELAAIRLAEEYRAEAAEPAVPDLVEVVSGASAVDHRLSQLLLGARDEVCALVVGGAVPVTGGAVACRVVVEREALSLPGGVGELSALGPGVRVRVADRVPARLVVADRSPAMVPLTGPDAEPVALVVHASGLLESLTALFEAVWREAVPLCLGAGDDDAGGPDATDLEILSLLLAGLTDASVAKQLDLGLRTVQRRVRGLMERAGVTTRLQLGWHARERGWVTRA, from the coding sequence GTGCTGGCGGCGATAGGTCTGGACGAGCGGCAGGAGTCGGCGTACCGGGCGCTGGTGGGGCTGGGCGCGGCGGAGGTCGCCGATCTCGCGCACCGGCTCGGGCTGCCGGAGCCGGAGACGGAGCGGGTGCTGCGGCGGCTGGAGTCGCAGGGCCTCGCCGCCCGGTCGTCGGCGCGGACGGGCCGGTGGGTGGCGGCGCCCCCGGCGGTGGCGCTGGGCCCGCTGCTGACGCGGCAGCGGCAGGGGCTGGAGCAGGCGGAGCTGGCGGCCATCCGGCTGGCGGAGGAGTACCGGGCGGAGGCGGCGGAGCCCGCGGTGCCCGATCTGGTCGAGGTGGTGAGCGGTGCGAGCGCGGTGGACCACCGGCTGAGCCAGCTCCTGCTGGGCGCGCGGGACGAGGTGTGCGCCCTCGTCGTGGGCGGTGCGGTCCCGGTGACGGGGGGCGCGGTGGCGTGCCGGGTGGTGGTGGAGCGGGAGGCGCTGTCGCTGCCGGGCGGGGTCGGGGAGCTGTCGGCGCTCGGCCCGGGCGTACGGGTCCGGGTGGCGGACCGGGTCCCCGCGCGGCTGGTCGTCGCGGACCGGTCGCCGGCGATGGTGCCGCTGACGGGCCCGGACGCGGAGCCGGTGGCCCTCGTGGTGCACGCGAGCGGGCTGCTGGAGTCGCTGACGGCACTGTTCGAGGCGGTGTGGCGGGAGGCGGTGCCGCTGTGCCTGGGGGCGGGGGACGACGACGCCGGTGGCCCGGACGCGACGGACCTGGAGATCCTGTCGCTGCTGCTGGCGGGCCTGACGGACGCGAGTGTCGCCAAGCAGCTGGACCTGGGCCTCCGAACGGTCCAGCGACGGGTGCGGGGCCTGATGGAACGGGCGGGGGTCACGACCCGCCTGCAACTGGGCTGGCACGCCCGTGAGCGCGGCTGGGTGACCCGCGCCTGA
- a CDS encoding DUF456 domain-containing protein, producing the protein MGAWQLLLAGLVMLLGLFGVLVPGVPGAWLVWAAVMWWSLHVQSGLAWWLLVGSTALMLVTQVVVWHLPPRRLRGVGVTRRMVAYAGVGALLGFVLVPVVGAVPGYVGGIYLCERLRLGGHRSAMTSTRTVMRAIGTSVLVELFACLMIVGAWTGAVFAG; encoded by the coding sequence ATGGGTGCGTGGCAGCTGCTCCTGGCCGGGCTGGTGATGCTGCTCGGCCTGTTCGGCGTGCTCGTACCGGGCGTGCCGGGCGCGTGGCTGGTGTGGGCCGCGGTGATGTGGTGGTCGCTGCACGTGCAGTCCGGTCTGGCGTGGTGGCTGCTCGTCGGCTCCACCGCGCTGATGCTGGTGACGCAGGTCGTCGTCTGGCACCTCCCGCCGCGCCGGCTGCGGGGCGTCGGGGTGACGCGGCGGATGGTGGCGTACGCCGGGGTCGGCGCCCTGCTCGGGTTCGTCCTGGTGCCGGTCGTGGGCGCCGTGCCGGGGTACGTGGGCGGGATCTACCTGTGCGAGCGGCTCCGGCTCGGCGGGCACCGGTCGGCCATGACGTCCACGCGCACCGTCATGCGGGCGATCGGTACGAGTGTGCTGGTGGAGCTGTTCGCGTGCCTGATGATCGTGGGCGCGTGGACGGGTGCGGTATTCGCCGGCTGA
- a CDS encoding DNA-3-methyladenine glycosylase 2 family protein, giving the protein MDDDSRYEAVSSRDARFDGEFFFAVETTGIYCRPSCPAVTPKRCNVRFYATAAAAQRYGFRACRRCWPDAVPGSAAWNVRADVVGRAMRMIGDGVVDREGVPGLAGRLGYSARQVQRQLNAELGAGPVALARAQRAHTARTLLQTTGLPVTEIAFAAGFASVRQFNDTVRRIYGRTPSALRAEARGTAGAGGGGVPLRLAHRGAYAAGDVFDLLVAETVAGVEEVVGPAGARTYRRTLRLPYGSGIAAVDERSGGRWLDARIHLNDLRDLTAAVQRLRRLFDLDADPYAVAERLGIDPGFGLRSPGAAEPEEFAVRALVGRAEAGRLVRAYGTPLDVPCGGLTHLFPEPRALTGHATAGPLAAALATGDLRLDPGADRGEAERVLRALPGVDARTAALIRMRALGDPDVAPEGDADRAEWRPWRSYATRLLARGTVSRRIPHPSTRPRSSGTRTAPPAHSYRSPA; this is encoded by the coding sequence GTGGACGACGACAGCAGGTACGAGGCGGTCAGCAGCCGGGACGCGCGGTTCGACGGGGAGTTCTTCTTCGCCGTCGAGACCACCGGCATCTACTGCCGGCCCAGCTGCCCGGCGGTCACGCCCAAGCGGTGCAACGTGCGGTTCTACGCCACCGCCGCGGCGGCCCAGCGGTACGGGTTCCGGGCCTGCCGGCGGTGCTGGCCGGACGCGGTGCCCGGCTCCGCCGCGTGGAACGTACGCGCCGACGTCGTCGGCCGCGCCATGCGCATGATCGGCGACGGCGTGGTGGACCGCGAGGGCGTCCCCGGGCTCGCCGGGCGGCTCGGGTACAGCGCGCGGCAGGTGCAGCGGCAGCTCAACGCCGAGCTGGGCGCCGGGCCCGTCGCGCTCGCCCGCGCCCAGCGCGCCCACACCGCGCGGACCCTGCTCCAGACGACCGGGCTGCCCGTGACGGAGATCGCCTTCGCCGCCGGGTTCGCCAGCGTGCGGCAGTTCAACGACACCGTGCGACGCATCTACGGCCGCACCCCGAGCGCGCTGCGCGCGGAGGCGCGGGGAACGGCGGGCGCCGGGGGCGGGGGCGTGCCGCTGCGGCTGGCCCACCGGGGCGCCTACGCGGCCGGTGACGTCTTCGACCTCCTGGTGGCGGAGACCGTCGCGGGCGTGGAGGAGGTCGTGGGCCCGGCCGGCGCCCGCACCTACCGGCGTACGCTGCGGCTGCCGTACGGCTCCGGCATCGCGGCGGTGGACGAGCGGTCGGGCGGCCGGTGGCTGGACGCCCGCATCCACCTGAACGACCTGCGCGACCTCACCGCCGCCGTACAGCGGCTGCGGCGCCTGTTCGACCTGGACGCCGACCCGTACGCGGTCGCCGAGCGCCTCGGCATCGACCCCGGCTTCGGGCTGCGGTCGCCCGGCGCCGCGGAGCCCGAGGAGTTCGCGGTCCGCGCCCTGGTGGGCCGGGCGGAGGCGGGCCGGCTGGTCCGGGCGTACGGGACGCCCCTGGACGTACCGTGCGGCGGGCTCACGCACCTGTTCCCCGAGCCGCGGGCGCTCACCGGCCACGCGACGGCGGGGCCGCTCGCCGCGGCGCTGGCCACCGGTGACCTGCGGCTCGACCCCGGCGCCGACCGGGGCGAGGCCGAGCGGGTCCTGCGCGCGCTGCCCGGGGTGGACGCGCGCACCGCCGCGCTCATCCGGATGCGGGCGCTGGGCGACCCGGACGTGGCACCCGAGGGGGACGCGGACCGCGCGGAGTGGCGGCCCTGGCGCTCGTACGCCACGCGCCTGCTGGCCCGGGGGACGGTCAGCCGGCGAATACCGCACCCGTCCACGCGCCCACGATCATCAGGCACGCGAACAGCTCCACCAGCACACTCGTACCGATCGCCCGCATGA
- the rsgA gene encoding ribosome small subunit-dependent GTPase A, with the protein MSLASVPSSSHTLSAHGWDSAWEAAFAPYAAQGLVPGRVVRVDRGQCDVVTADGVVRADTAFVTPHDPLRVICTGDWAAVETSGNPRYVRTYLPRRTAFVRSTSSQRSEGQILAANVDHAIIAVPLSVELDLGRVERFLALAWESGAQPLVVLTKADLVPDPVGLSYLVQDVETAAPGVQVLPVSATSGEGVEVLAAVVAGGTSVLLGTSGAGKSTLANALLGEDVMTVQATRDVDGKGRHTTTTRNLLALPGGGVLIDTPGLRGVGLWDAETGVGQVFSEIEELAARCRFHDCAHGAEPGCAVLAAIEDGSLPERRLDSYRKLLRENQRIVAKTDARLRTEILKDWKRKSAAGRAALEAKRGPRAR; encoded by the coding sequence TTGTCTCTCGCTTCCGTTCCGTCCTCCTCCCACACCCTGTCCGCCCACGGCTGGGACAGCGCATGGGAGGCGGCCTTCGCCCCGTACGCCGCCCAGGGGCTCGTCCCCGGACGGGTCGTCCGCGTCGACCGCGGCCAGTGCGACGTCGTCACCGCCGACGGCGTGGTCCGCGCCGACACCGCGTTCGTCACCCCGCACGACCCCCTGCGGGTCATCTGCACCGGCGACTGGGCCGCCGTCGAAACCAGCGGCAACCCCCGGTACGTGCGCACGTACCTGCCGCGCCGTACCGCGTTCGTACGCTCCACCTCGTCCCAGCGGTCCGAGGGGCAGATCCTCGCCGCGAACGTCGACCACGCGATCATCGCCGTGCCGCTCTCCGTCGAGCTCGACCTCGGCCGCGTCGAACGGTTCCTCGCCCTCGCGTGGGAATCCGGCGCCCAGCCGCTCGTCGTCCTCACCAAGGCCGACCTCGTGCCCGACCCCGTCGGCCTGTCGTACCTCGTCCAGGACGTCGAGACCGCCGCGCCGGGCGTCCAGGTGCTGCCGGTGAGCGCCACCAGCGGCGAGGGCGTCGAGGTGCTCGCCGCGGTCGTCGCGGGCGGCACCAGCGTGCTGCTCGGCACGTCCGGCGCGGGCAAGTCCACCCTCGCCAACGCCCTGCTCGGCGAGGACGTCATGACCGTCCAGGCGACCCGGGACGTCGACGGCAAGGGCCGCCACACCACGACCACCCGCAACCTGCTCGCCCTGCCGGGCGGCGGCGTGCTGATCGACACCCCCGGGCTGCGGGGCGTCGGCCTGTGGGACGCGGAGACCGGTGTCGGCCAGGTCTTCTCGGAGATCGAGGAACTCGCCGCGCGGTGCCGCTTCCACGACTGCGCCCACGGGGCGGAGCCGGGGTGCGCCGTCCTCGCCGCCATCGAGGACGGCTCCCTGCCCGAACGCCGCCTCGACAGCTACCGCAAGCTGCTCCGCGAGAACCAGCGGATCGTCGCCAAGACCGACGCGCGCCTGCGCACCGAGATCCTCAAGGACTGGAAGCGCAAGTCCGCGGCGGGCCGCGCGGCCCTGGAAGCCAAACGAGGCCCCCGCGCCCGCTGA
- a CDS encoding VOC family protein, giving the protein MTTERTPVPQLDAIGIVVADMAASLAFYRRLGLEIPDGAESAPHAEAILPGGMRVLWDTEDVMRSFDPEWTRPRGGDRIGLAFRCADPAAVDATYEALVSAGHRGHLKPWDAVWGQRYAVVLDPDGCGVSLFADAS; this is encoded by the coding sequence ATGACCACCGAACGAACCCCCGTACCCCAGCTCGACGCGATCGGGATCGTCGTCGCCGACATGGCCGCCTCCCTCGCGTTCTACCGCCGTCTCGGCCTGGAGATCCCGGACGGCGCCGAGTCCGCTCCGCACGCCGAGGCCATCCTGCCCGGTGGCATGCGGGTGCTGTGGGACACCGAGGACGTGATGCGCTCCTTCGACCCGGAGTGGACCCGCCCGCGGGGCGGTGACCGGATCGGCCTGGCGTTCCGGTGCGCGGACCCCGCCGCGGTGGACGCGACGTACGAGGCCCTGGTCTCGGCGGGTCACCGGGGGCACCTGAAACCGTGGGACGCGGTGTGGGGCCAGCGCTACGCGGTGGTGCTGGACCCGGACGGCTGCGGGGTCTCCCTGTTCGCGGACGCGTCGTAG
- a CDS encoding helix-turn-helix domain-containing protein translates to MGGVYEERPSRLDGAVVWARTGGPAAPFSVLPDGCMDLLWSDGRLYVAGPDTRAYVPDDPGAEYAGVRFAPGDAPALLGVPAHELRDRRVDLAALWPGARVRGPAARIGEATDRAAALEDLALRCAADAPRPDPRLRAVADGLNAGRTVAQVADAVGLGARQLHRRSLDAFGYGPKTLARVLRLQRALALVRAGVPYARAAAEAGCTDQAHLAREMRALAGSTLSAYDASANRETPQPSGSSTTA, encoded by the coding sequence CTGGGAGGCGTGTACGAGGAACGGCCCTCACGGCTCGACGGCGCCGTCGTCTGGGCCCGCACCGGCGGCCCGGCGGCCCCCTTCTCCGTGCTGCCCGACGGCTGCATGGACCTGCTGTGGAGCGACGGACGGCTGTACGTCGCCGGCCCCGACACCCGGGCGTACGTCCCCGACGACCCCGGCGCCGAGTACGCGGGCGTCCGCTTCGCTCCCGGCGACGCCCCGGCGCTGCTCGGGGTGCCCGCGCACGAACTGCGCGACCGGCGCGTGGACCTCGCCGCCCTGTGGCCCGGCGCCCGCGTCCGGGGGCCGGCCGCACGCATCGGCGAAGCCACCGACCGGGCCGCCGCGCTGGAGGACCTTGCACTGCGGTGCGCCGCCGACGCCCCCCGCCCCGACCCGCGCCTGCGGGCCGTCGCCGACGGGCTGAACGCCGGACGGACCGTCGCCCAGGTCGCCGACGCCGTCGGGCTCGGCGCCCGTCAGCTCCACCGCCGGTCGCTGGACGCCTTCGGATACGGCCCCAAGACGCTCGCCCGCGTGCTGCGCCTCCAGCGCGCCCTCGCGCTCGTCCGGGCGGGCGTGCCGTACGCGCGGGCGGCGGCCGAGGCGGGCTGCACCGACCAGGCCCACCTCGCGCGCGAGATGCGCGCCCTGGCGGGCAGCACGCTGAGCGCCTACGACGCGTCCGCGAACAGGGAGACCCCGCAGCCGTCCGGGTCCAGCACCACCGCGTAG
- a CDS encoding YihY/virulence factor BrkB family protein — MQAANETPPGPPPSQGRLHRARALYRNVSKRRMTWLLLKDTVNSCIEYRILGLAAEAAFFTLLSLPPLMLGLLGLLGYIDDWTDTTTVASIERNILGAVGTVLSDRGVNDIAKPLLADVTHGGRPDIISIGFAIALWSGSRAVNVFIDTITVMYGLDGHRGIVATRLLAFLLYIIALIIGAVVLPLAVVGPDRVVELVPWGTEVVAILYWPVVILLSIAFLTTLYHVSVPVRSPWIEDVPGALVALGMWVLGSFLLRIYLTSTVEGPTIYGSLAAPIAVLLWIGISAFAVLVGAAVNAAIDRVWPSVATAAARAENERVRTAEAAALVARAKAAVEGLDDDDPDMPSEFPERWSRFLPPDDVKSRLHSAKDKEREREREREREKGRERDGGRDEGRAQDRDEDRPQDRDQGGPV; from the coding sequence GTGCAGGCAGCAAATGAAACACCCCCGGGGCCACCTCCGTCCCAGGGAAGACTCCACCGGGCCCGGGCCCTCTACCGCAACGTGTCGAAGCGGAGGATGACCTGGCTGCTCCTGAAGGACACCGTCAACTCGTGCATCGAGTACCGGATCCTCGGCCTCGCCGCCGAGGCCGCGTTCTTCACCCTGCTGTCGCTGCCGCCCCTGATGCTGGGTCTGCTGGGTCTGCTCGGCTACATCGACGACTGGACCGACACCACCACCGTCGCCTCCATCGAGCGCAACATCCTCGGGGCGGTCGGCACGGTCCTCTCCGACCGGGGCGTCAACGACATCGCGAAACCCCTCCTCGCCGACGTCACCCACGGCGGCCGCCCCGACATCATCTCCATCGGTTTCGCCATCGCGCTCTGGTCGGGCTCGCGCGCGGTGAACGTCTTCATCGACACCATCACCGTGATGTACGGCCTCGACGGCCACCGCGGCATCGTCGCCACCCGCCTGCTGGCCTTCCTGCTCTACATCATCGCCCTGATCATCGGCGCGGTCGTCCTGCCGCTGGCGGTCGTCGGCCCCGACCGCGTGGTGGAGCTCGTCCCCTGGGGCACCGAGGTCGTCGCGATCCTGTACTGGCCGGTCGTCATCCTGCTGTCGATCGCCTTCCTCACCACGCTCTACCACGTGTCCGTCCCCGTGCGGTCCCCGTGGATCGAGGACGTCCCCGGCGCGCTGGTGGCGCTCGGCATGTGGGTGCTCGGCAGCTTCCTGCTCCGTATCTACCTGACCAGCACGGTCGAGGGCCCCACGATCTACGGCTCGCTCGCCGCGCCCATCGCGGTGCTGCTGTGGATCGGCATCTCCGCCTTCGCGGTCCTGGTGGGGGCCGCGGTCAACGCGGCGATCGACCGCGTCTGGCCGTCGGTCGCCACCGCCGCCGCCCGCGCCGAGAACGAACGGGTCCGCACGGCCGAGGCGGCGGCGCTGGTCGCCCGCGCGAAGGCGGCGGTCGAGGGCCTGGACGACGACGACCCGGACATGCCCTCGGAGTTCCCCGAACGCTGGTCGCGGTTCCTGCCCCCGGACGACGTGAAGTCCCGGCTGCACTCGGCGAAGGACAAGGAACGCGAGCGCGAGCGTGAGCGGGAGCGGGAGAAGGGACGCGAGCGGGACGGGGGCCGGGACGAGGGCCGCGCTCAGGACCGGGACGAGGACCGCCCTCAGGACCGGGACCAGGGCGGGCCCGTCTAG